Proteins encoded in a region of the Oncorhynchus gorbuscha isolate QuinsamMale2020 ecotype Even-year linkage group LG16, OgorEven_v1.0, whole genome shotgun sequence genome:
- the LOC124000115 gene encoding synaptonemal complex central element protein 2-like, whose product MSQLLFGKPAPTFQSTPKPCHHHPSSPKDPEQGHRPEQDIPDETFSFVTLDESHGQQSEDSGIDISNISNRRDVHNSISSERPGEGATTVLSSTIEEIGKKAQDLIERINQSRAMDQEIMTTFENKLMNKVSEVCQQVKEQMFSSYEEHGRGMEANLQELSEVLERCSQLSMELQGASQTLSAINNSLQQTAKN is encoded by the exons ATGTCCCAGCTCCTCTTTGGAAAGCCAGCACCTACCTTTCAGTCTACACCAAAACCTTGTCATCATCATCCTTCATCACCCAAG GACCCTGAACAAGGACATCGGCCAGAACAGGACATCCCCGATGAGACATTTTCGTTTGTGACACTGGACGAAAGCCATGGACAGCAAAG TGAGGACTCCGGCATCGACATTTCAAACATATCCAATAGACGTGACGTACACAACAGTATCTCCAGCGAGCGCCCAGGTGAGGGGGCTACAACTGTTCTCAGTTCAACGATAGAGGAAATAGGGAAGAAGGCCCAGGATCTGATAGAGCGAATCAACCAGAGCCGAGCCATGGACCAGGAAATCATGACCACCTTCGAGAACAAGTTAATGAATAAG GTGAGTGAGGTGTGCCAACAGGTGAAGGAGCAGATGTTCAGCAGCTATGAGGAACATGGCCGTGGGATGGAGGCCAATCTGCAGGAGCTGTCTGAGGTTCTGGAGCGGTGCAGTCAGCTCAGTATGGAGCTGCAGGGAGCCAGTCAGACCTTATCAGCCATTAACAACAGCCTGCAGCAGACAGCTAAGAACTGA